In Paenibacillus guangzhouensis, a single window of DNA contains:
- a CDS encoding M50 family metallopeptidase → MIKWRGTSFSVHPLFIMIMLASVLTGHVMEMMTLFGIVLIHELGHAAAAAIFGWKVLEIKLLPFGGVALTDEGGSAPCHEEVIVALAGPLQNLLMISAAYGFQAMGFWSEAWTAYFVQANLMIALFNMLPVLPLDGGRIVQALCSLIVPYHRTLIWCGRISILFSLCMIGFALMPLYHAEPIQLNLLMIGVFLIYANWTDYRNVPYRFVRFMTHRDRLSLLRVQQGTIAYPIVVGSEQPLGGVVRLFMKSKYHLIYVLNDRGKIVAVLPEQRLVDSYFANFMVK, encoded by the coding sequence TTGATTAAATGGCGTGGCACCTCATTCTCCGTGCATCCTCTCTTCATCATGATCATGCTCGCCTCAGTGCTGACAGGACATGTCATGGAGATGATGACATTGTTCGGGATCGTCTTGATCCATGAGCTGGGGCATGCAGCGGCAGCAGCTATCTTCGGGTGGAAGGTGCTGGAGATTAAACTCCTGCCGTTCGGCGGTGTAGCCTTAACGGATGAAGGAGGCTCAGCTCCTTGCCACGAGGAGGTTATCGTCGCACTCGCGGGTCCGCTTCAGAACCTGTTGATGATCAGCGCTGCTTATGGATTTCAGGCGATGGGGTTCTGGAGTGAGGCGTGGACAGCCTATTTCGTGCAAGCGAATCTTATGATCGCCTTGTTCAATATGCTGCCGGTGCTTCCACTCGATGGAGGGCGAATTGTACAAGCGCTATGCAGTTTGATCGTGCCCTACCACCGCACGTTGATTTGGTGCGGGCGGATTAGTATTCTTTTTAGTCTATGCATGATTGGTTTTGCGCTGATGCCCTTGTATCACGCCGAACCGATTCAATTGAATTTGCTCATGATTGGCGTTTTCCTGATCTATGCAAATTGGACGGACTATCGAAATGTTCCGTATCGCTTCGTCCGATTTATGACCCATCGGGACCGATTATCGCTCCTGCGCGTGCAACAGGGAACAATTGCATATCCAATTGTCGTCGGTTCAGAGCAACCTTTGGGCGGTGTTGTGCGTCTATTTATGAAGAGTAAATACCATCTGATTTACGTGTTGAATGATCGGGGGAAGATCGTCGCTGTCTTGCCGGAACAACGGCTTGTTGATTCTTATTTCGCGAATTTCATGGTAAAATAG
- the rplU gene encoding 50S ribosomal protein L21: MYAIIETGGKQYKVQEGDVLFIEKLNAGEGENVTFDRVLAVSKGEGLVTGAPVVAGATVTAKVESHVKGKKITVFKYKPKKNYHKKQGHRQPYTKVTIEKIQA, from the coding sequence ATGTACGCAATTATCGAAACAGGTGGTAAACAATACAAAGTGCAAGAAGGCGATGTATTGTTCATTGAGAAATTGAATGCCGGTGAAGGTGAGAACGTAACTTTTGACCGCGTGTTGGCCGTATCGAAAGGTGAGGGCTTGGTAACAGGAGCTCCTGTCGTTGCTGGTGCAACTGTAACTGCGAAAGTAGAATCGCACGTTAAAGGTAAAAAGATCACTGTTTTCAAATACAAACCGAAAAAGAACTACCACAAAAAACAAGGTCATCGTCAACCTTACACGAAAGTAACAATCGAAAAAATCCAAGCATAA
- a CDS encoding M23 family metallopeptidase: MEIKDNVRRRRQARMKALIDESLQPIQAQEAPNSILPHAQQSAVKHPTTVPYISADAHADPEIAWKEQHRLWRSQLAEGTAPVNGSDPPVNRPTSNWVQSLQIKFMLSALLFAGVWTMFQVNLPWTAKAKSFVVNALSEEMNFGAIAVWYEETFHGAPSFIPIFGTVEDDATKVNTSTVLYAPLQGKITSSYTEALKGVEIEATAVEPGNPIIVKSMDAGQVVDVTANDNNTYRVVVQHANELRSVYGGLQDAGVRVNDWIQGGQPLGTLSADEQGNRLFFAVEKSDRFIDPTDVISFD; the protein is encoded by the coding sequence ATGGAGATCAAAGATAACGTTCGAAGACGAAGACAAGCCCGGATGAAGGCCTTAATCGATGAGAGCTTACAGCCTATTCAGGCTCAAGAAGCACCGAATTCAATCTTGCCGCATGCACAACAATCTGCCGTTAAGCATCCGACGACGGTGCCTTATATTTCAGCGGATGCCCATGCAGATCCTGAAATCGCATGGAAGGAGCAGCATCGGCTGTGGCGATCGCAACTCGCTGAGGGGACCGCACCCGTGAATGGCTCGGACCCACCGGTGAATCGCCCCACGAGCAACTGGGTACAATCGCTGCAGATCAAATTTATGCTCTCAGCTTTGCTATTTGCTGGGGTATGGACCATGTTCCAGGTCAATCTGCCGTGGACTGCGAAAGCGAAGAGTTTTGTTGTGAACGCACTGAGCGAAGAGATGAATTTTGGGGCGATTGCGGTGTGGTACGAAGAGACATTTCATGGTGCGCCGTCTTTCATTCCAATCTTCGGTACGGTGGAAGATGATGCGACCAAAGTGAACACATCGACTGTCCTATATGCGCCGCTTCAAGGGAAGATTACGAGCTCTTATACCGAAGCTCTAAAAGGTGTTGAAATTGAAGCCACAGCTGTGGAACCTGGAAACCCGATCATTGTAAAATCAATGGATGCAGGTCAGGTGGTTGATGTGACAGCAAATGATAACAATACGTACCGCGTAGTCGTCCAGCATGCGAACGAACTCCGTTCGGTTTACGGCGGCCTGCAGGATGCTGGCGTCCGGGTCAATGATTGGATTCAGGGCGGACAGCCTCTAGGAACGTTATCCGCGGATGAGCAGGGGAATCGATTGTTTTTTGCGGTTGAAAAGAGCGACCGGTTTATCGATCCGACGGATGTGATCTCCTTTGATTAA
- a CDS encoding Rne/Rng family ribonuclease — protein sequence MKRIIVHCEQEITQMALMEHGQLVEFTIENSQGRQLVGNLYKGRVVNVLPGMQAAFVDIGLKKNAFLYIDDVLHPHLEKQPKVKPSISQLLQAGQEIVVQVMKEPLGGKGARVTTHYSLPGRWLVYMPHADYIGVSKKIELDAERNRLKQIGDHVRLSGEGLILRTVAEGESKEAIESDIQLLRALWIQIEERAAAVSAPAQLHQDLSIIERLVRDMFTPQTERVIIDDLVQKEEIASFLSRVLPDWANRVEVYKGSEPILTHYGVKEQLDRAFEHKVWLRNGGYLVVDYTEALTVIDVNTGKFIGSNTLEDTVYETNMQAAEEIARLLRLRDIGGIILIDFIDMDMERHRQDIWDKLELLMRSDRTKHLILGWTKLGLLEMTRKKVRDHALNPFTEPCSVCKGTGRTNSTL from the coding sequence GTGAAAAGGATCATTGTTCATTGCGAACAAGAGATCACACAAATGGCATTGATGGAACATGGACAACTCGTTGAGTTTACAATTGAGAATTCGCAAGGCAGGCAATTGGTGGGGAATTTGTATAAAGGCCGTGTGGTAAATGTGCTTCCAGGCATGCAGGCGGCTTTTGTAGATATCGGATTAAAGAAAAATGCATTCTTGTACATTGATGATGTGCTGCATCCGCACCTGGAGAAGCAGCCGAAAGTTAAGCCATCCATCTCACAATTGTTGCAGGCCGGGCAGGAGATCGTTGTCCAAGTCATGAAAGAGCCGCTAGGCGGCAAAGGAGCACGAGTTACCACGCATTATTCGCTGCCAGGCAGGTGGCTCGTCTATATGCCGCATGCGGACTATATTGGTGTGTCGAAGAAAATTGAACTTGATGCCGAGCGGAATCGTCTGAAGCAGATCGGCGATCACGTACGTCTGTCAGGCGAAGGATTGATCTTACGTACGGTTGCAGAAGGGGAGAGCAAGGAAGCGATTGAGTCGGACATTCAGCTTCTGCGTGCGCTCTGGATTCAGATTGAGGAACGTGCGGCTGCGGTGTCAGCGCCGGCGCAGCTTCACCAAGATTTGAGCATTATTGAGCGGTTGGTTCGGGATATGTTCACACCGCAGACCGAACGGGTTATTATTGATGACCTGGTGCAGAAGGAAGAGATCGCTTCCTTCCTCTCGCGCGTTCTGCCGGACTGGGCCAACCGAGTCGAGGTCTACAAAGGCAGTGAGCCCATACTAACGCATTATGGCGTAAAGGAGCAGCTCGATCGGGCTTTCGAACATAAAGTATGGCTCCGCAATGGCGGTTACCTCGTCGTCGACTATACCGAAGCCTTGACCGTCATTGATGTCAATACCGGCAAGTTTATCGGATCGAATACGCTGGAAGATACCGTCTATGAGACGAATATGCAAGCGGCTGAAGAGATTGCTAGATTGCTGCGCCTTCGCGATATTGGCGGCATTATACTTATTGATTTTATTGATATGGATATGGAACGGCATCGGCAGGATATTTGGGACAAGCTGGAACTACTCATGCGCAGTGATCGAACGAAGCATTTAATTCTGGGCTGGACGAAGCTCGGACTGCTCGAGATGACCCGCAAGAAAGTTCGCGATCATGCGTTGAACCCATTTACGGAACCCTGTTCCGTATGTAAGGGGACGGGGAGAACTAACAGCACTCTCTAA
- a CDS encoding FtsW/RodA/SpoVE family cell cycle protein, whose amino-acid sequence MLNKFKKLDWPIIIILGIFMVISIFVIKSATFSDPKFVGSHFKMMYFYIGGFAIMLGVSLVDYRLLLKGWIYFYGLGVALLIAVFFLGAKINGAVGWFKLPGGLQFQPAELMKLAIIVMVAYLMGRRTGDPLRFRGDVIPIGFLTFIPFLLVLIQPDLGNAIIYVVILLGMFWIGNVRYTHVVIGLGAVLAAMFLFVFLFNTFNQDIKDYLQAKDKIHWYQRINTFMNPDSATEDEKHQSNNAMIAIGSGGLTGEGYMQSESIKKKFVPYPYSDSIFVVIGEEFGFQGASVLLLLYFLLIYRMILIAFQCYDQRGAYIIIGIVSMFVFQIFENIGMMIGIMPITGITLPFISYGGTSLLLNMLCIGIVLSVKIYQEKYALED is encoded by the coding sequence TTGCTAAATAAATTCAAAAAATTAGACTGGCCGATCATCATCATCTTAGGCATTTTTATGGTCATCAGCATATTCGTCATCAAGAGTGCAACGTTCAGCGATCCTAAATTCGTCGGGTCTCATTTCAAAATGATGTACTTCTACATTGGTGGATTTGCGATTATGCTGGGTGTATCCCTTGTTGATTATCGATTATTGCTCAAAGGCTGGATCTACTTTTACGGTCTAGGGGTTGCCCTTCTGATCGCCGTATTTTTTCTAGGAGCCAAAATTAACGGGGCTGTCGGTTGGTTCAAATTACCAGGCGGTCTACAGTTCCAGCCGGCGGAACTTATGAAGCTCGCGATTATTGTGATGGTCGCTTATCTGATGGGACGCAGAACGGGTGATCCGTTGCGATTCCGGGGCGATGTCATTCCGATCGGCTTCCTAACCTTTATTCCGTTCCTACTTGTATTGATTCAACCGGATTTAGGGAATGCGATTATTTATGTCGTCATCCTGCTCGGTATGTTCTGGATCGGCAACGTCCGCTATACGCATGTTGTCATTGGTCTTGGCGCCGTTCTGGCTGCGATGTTCCTATTCGTCTTCTTGTTTAATACCTTTAATCAAGATATTAAGGATTACCTGCAGGCCAAAGATAAGATTCACTGGTATCAGCGGATTAATACCTTCATGAATCCAGATTCAGCGACAGAAGATGAGAAGCATCAATCCAATAATGCGATGATTGCGATTGGATCAGGCGGATTAACGGGTGAAGGCTACATGCAATCGGAATCGATTAAGAAGAAATTCGTGCCTTATCCTTATTCCGATTCGATCTTCGTCGTTATCGGGGAAGAGTTCGGGTTCCAAGGCGCTTCGGTGCTGCTGCTATTATACTTCTTATTGATCTATAGGATGATCTTGATTGCCTTCCAGTGTTATGACCAGCGAGGAGCATATATCATCATCGGGATCGTCTCGATGTTCGTGTTCCAGATCTTCGAGAACATCGGTATGATGATTGGGATTATGCCGATCACTGGGATCACGCTGCCATTCATAAGTTATGGCGGTACCTCGCTGCTGCTCAACATGCTATGTATTGGTATTGTGCTGAGTGTTAAGATTTATCAAGAAAAATATGCGCTTGAAGATTAA
- the mreD gene encoding rod shape-determining protein MreD, which translates to MNRKWMIVVMILLLIIESTVMPWIIPAEWRMRIIPHFVFVIVLFYAVYTTRYLALVMGLIFGLLHDVIHYGNMIGVYSFSMGICGYLIGKVFGEKRLGIGWMIVVTILGSWMFDSIIYLIYTMFKVNHMSYDWALAYQIIPSSFLQLLFALIVYVPVRKVLDQEFRPKLEED; encoded by the coding sequence ATGAATCGTAAATGGATGATTGTCGTTATGATCTTGTTATTAATCATTGAGAGTACGGTAATGCCGTGGATTATCCCCGCCGAATGGAGAATGCGGATTATCCCTCATTTTGTCTTCGTTATTGTGTTATTTTATGCAGTGTATACGACGCGATATCTCGCACTCGTGATGGGCTTAATCTTCGGACTCCTGCATGATGTGATCCATTATGGGAACATGATTGGTGTGTATTCGTTCAGTATGGGGATCTGCGGGTATTTGATTGGTAAAGTGTTCGGAGAGAAGCGGCTTGGCATTGGATGGATGATCGTCGTTACCATCTTAGGCAGCTGGATGTTCGATTCGATCATTTATTTGATTTACACGATGTTTAAGGTGAACCATATGTCCTACGATTGGGCATTAGCTTACCAAATTATTCCAAGCTCTTTCCTGCAACTGTTATTTGCTCTTATCGTATATGTTCCGGTTCGCAAAGTGCTCGACCAAGAATTTCGGCCTAAGCTGGAAGAAGATTAA
- a CDS encoding Spo0B domain-containing protein, whose amino-acid sequence MNYWRTMRMTAMVSLVIPLFIVVIIQQWLVWSVLLLILWLIITGFIIEWSVRKEHADRIRAEQVKSIRTMNHHRHDWMNDLQIISGYIQLKKHDKLVRSVERIRDRMHAESKVAKLGIPTLVLFFQSFRTVCNEIQLEIDIVDELNLADIPLNVPQETLSRTVQEIVWAVQHCAVPTIGEPQILYILFEKNNNECCISFRYHGELRQDRDWGSKVKLVIQGSTMRVEQDQATLHLFVPCES is encoded by the coding sequence GTGAATTATTGGAGAACGATGCGAATGACGGCGATGGTGTCTTTAGTCATCCCTTTATTCATCGTAGTCATCATCCAGCAATGGCTTGTATGGAGCGTCTTGTTATTGATCTTATGGCTGATCATCACAGGCTTCATCATCGAATGGTCCGTACGTAAGGAGCATGCAGATCGCATACGTGCTGAACAAGTGAAATCGATCCGTACGATGAATCATCATCGTCACGATTGGATGAATGATTTGCAGATTATTTCGGGGTATATCCAGCTGAAGAAGCATGATAAATTAGTTCGAAGCGTGGAAAGAATAAGAGACCGGATGCACGCGGAGAGTAAAGTCGCGAAGCTTGGCATACCGACCTTGGTATTGTTCTTTCAATCCTTTCGGACGGTATGCAATGAAATTCAGCTTGAGATAGATATTGTGGACGAGCTCAATTTGGCGGACATCCCTCTGAACGTGCCTCAGGAGACGTTGTCGAGAACGGTGCAAGAAATTGTATGGGCCGTGCAGCATTGCGCTGTACCGACGATCGGGGAGCCTCAAATTTTATATATCCTTTTTGAGAAGAATAACAATGAATGTTGCATCAGTTTCCGATATCATGGTGAGTTAAGGCAAGATCGCGACTGGGGCAGCAAAGTGAAATTGGTTATTCAAGGCAGCACGATGCGAGTGGAGCAAGATCAGGCGACCTTGCATTTATTTGTGCCTTGTGAATCCTAA
- the minC gene encoding septum site-determining protein MinC, whose product MGTTKQHHVTIKGMKDGLVFLLDDTCEFTALIQDLQYKLEHTHQNILTGPIMHVDVKLGARAVSDAEKEEILNILKQKGNLLIRSIESDEPVTTSVSENDMKIMTGVVRSGQVLHHVGNLLFLGDINPGGTVNCTGDIYVMGALRGMAHAGFEGNVDAIIAASYFSPTQLRIADVISRPPDEWEIKESNMEFAYLQEGHMQIDKIQNIARLRKDTHIFKGV is encoded by the coding sequence ATGGGAACGACCAAACAACATCATGTTACAATCAAAGGGATGAAAGACGGCCTTGTGTTCCTGCTGGACGATACGTGTGAATTCACAGCATTGATACAAGATTTGCAATATAAATTAGAGCATACGCATCAGAATATTTTGACAGGACCGATTATGCATGTCGATGTGAAGCTCGGCGCTAGAGCAGTATCGGATGCAGAGAAGGAAGAAATCCTGAATATTCTGAAGCAAAAGGGGAATTTGTTGATTCGTTCGATAGAATCGGATGAGCCAGTGACCACATCTGTGAGTGAGAATGATATGAAGATCATGACCGGGGTGGTGCGGTCAGGGCAAGTGCTGCATCATGTCGGCAATCTTCTGTTTCTTGGTGACATAAATCCAGGGGGAACGGTGAATTGTACAGGGGACATCTATGTGATGGGCGCACTGCGGGGAATGGCCCATGCAGGATTTGAAGGGAATGTTGATGCGATCATTGCTGCTTCCTATTTCTCACCAACCCAGCTAAGAATTGCCGATGTGATCAGCAGACCTCCGGATGAATGGGAAATCAAAGAGTCGAATATGGAATTTGCATACCTTCAAGAAGGTCACATGCAAATTGATAAAATACAAAACATTGCGCGGTTGCGCAAAGATACCCATATATTTAAAGGAGTGTAG
- a CDS encoding ribosomal-processing cysteine protease Prp: MIRVKIMRKADRSIESFSISGHANYAKHGEDIVCAGVSAVTVGTVNSIEALTGVVLDSKMKDGFLSGRLASVDSEETSAKVQLLLESMVVMLNTIAGSYGTYIEIQDKK; the protein is encoded by the coding sequence ATGATACGCGTCAAGATTATGCGCAAGGCGGACCGCTCCATTGAGAGTTTCTCGATTAGCGGACACGCGAACTACGCGAAACATGGCGAAGATATTGTCTGTGCAGGCGTATCGGCCGTGACCGTAGGGACGGTCAATTCGATTGAAGCTTTGACGGGCGTTGTGCTCGATAGCAAGATGAAGGACGGTTTTCTTAGCGGGAGATTAGCTTCTGTTGATTCCGAAGAAACATCTGCGAAGGTGCAATTGCTGTTAGAGTCGATGGTGGTCATGTTGAATACGATCGCAGGATCATACGGAACGTATATTGAAATACAGGACAAAAAATAA
- the rpmA gene encoding 50S ribosomal protein L27, producing the protein MLQLNLQLFASKKGVGSTKNGRDSESKRLGTKRADGQFVTGGSILVRQRGTKIHPGNNVGIGKDDTLFAKVEGVVKFERWGRDRKKVSVYPVDAAPVAAALEV; encoded by the coding sequence ATGTTACAGTTGAATCTTCAATTATTCGCATCGAAGAAGGGTGTAGGTTCCACAAAGAACGGACGTGATTCCGAATCCAAACGCCTTGGCACAAAACGTGCTGACGGTCAATTCGTTACTGGAGGAAGCATCTTGGTTCGCCAACGCGGAACAAAAATTCACCCAGGCAACAACGTTGGTATTGGTAAAGACGATACGCTTTTCGCGAAAGTGGAAGGTGTCGTGAAATTCGAACGTTGGGGTCGCGATCGCAAAAAAGTGAGCGTCTACCCAGTTGACGCAGCTCCAGTAGCAGCAGCACTTGAAGTATAA
- the minD gene encoding septum site-determining protein MinD yields the protein MGEAIVVTSGKGGVGKTTTSANLGTALALLGRKVCMVDTDIGLRNLDVVMGLENRIIYDLCDVADGRCRLNQALVKDKRFEELYMLPAAQTKDKNAVSPEQVRDIVLELKKEFEYVIIDCPAGIEQGFKNAIAGADQAIVVTTPENAAVRDADRIIGLLENSHIESPKLVINRIRQNMVKSGEMLDIDEIIQVLAIDLIGIVPDDEHVIKAANSGEPTVMNPDSRAAIAYRNIARRIVGDTVPLMLLDGKPGMFKRMKKFFGMG from the coding sequence ATGGGAGAGGCTATCGTCGTCACATCAGGAAAAGGCGGAGTAGGCAAGACAACAACATCCGCGAATTTAGGTACGGCTCTCGCGTTACTCGGTCGCAAAGTATGTATGGTCGATACCGATATTGGCCTTCGTAACTTGGATGTCGTCATGGGTCTGGAGAATCGGATCATTTATGATCTATGCGACGTAGCAGATGGCCGCTGCCGTCTGAACCAAGCGCTTGTGAAGGACAAGCGATTCGAAGAGCTCTATATGCTCCCGGCTGCACAGACGAAAGATAAGAATGCTGTATCGCCGGAGCAGGTCAGAGATATTGTCTTGGAACTGAAGAAAGAATTCGAATATGTCATTATCGATTGCCCGGCAGGGATTGAACAAGGGTTCAAGAATGCGATTGCCGGGGCAGATCAGGCGATTGTTGTGACAACGCCGGAGAATGCCGCTGTGCGCGACGCGGATCGTATTATCGGTCTGCTCGAGAATTCGCATATCGAATCACCGAAGCTCGTCATTAACCGAATCCGTCAGAACATGGTGAAATCCGGTGAGATGCTCGACATTGATGAGATTATCCAAGTTCTGGCGATTGACTTAATCGGCATTGTGCCGGATGATGAGCATGTCATCAAAGCTGCGAATAGCGGCGAACCAACCGTGATGAATCCGGATTCGAGAGCTGCGATTGCCTACCGGAATATTGCTCGTCGTATTGTTGGGGACACTGTCCCGCTCATGCTGCTTGACGGCAAACCAGGGATGTTCAAGCGTATGAAGAAGTTTTTTGGAATGGGCTGA